One Paraburkholderia flagellata genomic window carries:
- a CDS encoding MFS transporter has translation MTRHAQSHNPQEPHDLKNERRTLILLAVGFGLVGLDRWMIAPLFPHMMKDLNLSYQQLGQLIGILSIAWGVFSILMGRLSDSIGRRKIMIAAMVMFSLLSSFSGFATGFASLLLIRALMGVAEGAFTPTSVASVGEASHPSRRGRNQGLQLSMFALMGLGLAPIIATQLLRVVPSWHWVFAVSAVPGLIVALLIATMLRDAPQVKPAHATVAHATSGPRWSALFGSRNVVLAMLATLCAMAGIFVIGAMVPNYLVDYLHLDTSQMGFVVSAIGFGGFLGEFGLASLSDFAGRRLTSVVSFAGAAISLYVFARIGANPWMLFAVLFVVSFFALGMLGVLTGPIATEAAPAGLVASAIGITSGAGEIFGGGIAPAIAGYVAQHDGIQFTLQFALGGLICGIFVSMFLIETAPRALARRSAPIALQSD, from the coding sequence GTGACGAGGCATGCCCAATCACACAATCCGCAAGAACCACACGATCTGAAAAACGAACGCAGGACGCTGATCCTGCTCGCCGTCGGCTTCGGTCTGGTCGGGCTCGACCGCTGGATGATCGCGCCGCTATTTCCCCACATGATGAAAGACCTCAACCTGAGCTATCAGCAGCTCGGCCAGTTGATCGGCATTCTCAGCATTGCGTGGGGCGTGTTCTCGATTCTCATGGGCCGCCTTTCCGACAGCATCGGCCGGCGCAAGATCATGATCGCAGCGATGGTGATGTTCTCGCTGCTTTCGAGCTTCTCGGGCTTCGCTACCGGCTTCGCGAGCCTGCTGCTTATTCGCGCGCTCATGGGCGTCGCGGAGGGCGCTTTCACGCCGACGAGCGTGGCTTCGGTGGGCGAGGCCTCGCATCCGTCGCGCCGCGGGCGCAACCAGGGGCTGCAGCTCAGCATGTTCGCGCTGATGGGCCTCGGCCTCGCGCCGATCATCGCGACGCAACTGCTGCGCGTCGTGCCGTCGTGGCACTGGGTGTTCGCGGTATCGGCCGTGCCCGGGCTCATCGTGGCGCTGCTGATCGCGACGATGTTGCGCGACGCGCCCCAAGTCAAGCCCGCGCACGCGACGGTTGCGCATGCAACGAGCGGCCCGCGCTGGAGCGCGCTCTTCGGCAGCCGCAACGTCGTGCTCGCCATGCTGGCCACGCTGTGCGCGATGGCCGGCATTTTCGTGATCGGCGCGATGGTGCCCAACTATCTCGTGGATTACCTGCACCTCGACACTTCGCAAATGGGCTTTGTCGTGTCGGCCATCGGCTTCGGTGGATTTCTCGGTGAGTTCGGCCTGGCCAGCCTCTCGGACTTCGCCGGGCGGCGGCTGACTTCGGTCGTCTCCTTCGCGGGCGCGGCGATTTCGCTCTATGTGTTCGCCCGCATCGGCGCGAACCCGTGGATGCTCTTCGCTGTGCTGTTCGTCGTCTCGTTCTTCGCGCTCGGCATGCTGGGCGTGCTCACCGGGCCGATCGCGACTGAAGCGGCGCCGGCGGGACTCGTCGCTTCGGCCATTGGCATTACCTCGGGCGCCGGCGAGATTTTTGGCGGCGGCATTGCACCGGCCATTGCCGGATATGTCGCGCAGCACGACGGCATTCAGTTCACGCTGCAGTTTGCGCTCGGCGGGCTGATCTGCGGCATCTTCGTTTCGATGTTCCTGATCGAAACCGCACCGCGCGCGCTGGCGCGGCGTTCGGCCCCCATCGCGCTGCAATCTGACTGA
- a CDS encoding aromatic ring-hydroxylating dioxygenase subunit alpha — protein sequence MFLKNAWYVACTPDEIDGKPLGRQICGERMVFWRAADGGVAALEDFCPHRGAPLSLGSVREGHLVCGYHGLTVRASGKCVSMPCQRVGGIPSVRSYPAVERYGFIWVWPGDAAEADPAKIHHLEWADNPAWAYGGGLYHIQCDYRLMVDNLMDLTHETYVHASSIGQPEIEEAPPKTAVNGDVVTTSRFMHNIMPPPFWAAALRGNGLADNVPCDRWQICHFSPPSHVMIEVGVAHAGKGGYDADARDKASSIVVDFITPETETSIWYFWGMARSFAVHDQALTETIRTGQGKIFAEDLDMLESQQRNLLTWPERRILSLNIDAGGVQSRRVLDRLIAAEAERNATATAAAA from the coding sequence ATGTTCCTGAAAAACGCATGGTATGTCGCGTGTACCCCCGATGAAATCGACGGCAAACCGCTTGGCCGGCAAATCTGCGGCGAGCGCATGGTGTTCTGGCGCGCGGCCGATGGCGGCGTCGCTGCGCTCGAAGACTTCTGCCCGCACCGCGGCGCGCCGCTCTCGCTCGGCAGCGTGCGCGAGGGGCACCTGGTATGCGGCTATCATGGCCTCACCGTGAGGGCGAGCGGGAAATGCGTGAGCATGCCGTGCCAGCGCGTGGGCGGCATTCCGTCCGTGCGCAGTTATCCCGCGGTCGAACGCTACGGCTTCATCTGGGTGTGGCCCGGCGATGCAGCCGAAGCCGACCCCGCAAAGATCCATCACCTGGAATGGGCCGACAATCCCGCGTGGGCCTATGGCGGCGGCCTGTATCACATCCAGTGCGACTACCGCCTGATGGTCGACAACCTCATGGACCTCACGCACGAAACCTACGTGCACGCCTCGAGCATCGGCCAGCCCGAGATCGAGGAAGCGCCGCCCAAGACCGCGGTGAACGGTGACGTGGTGACGACGAGCCGCTTCATGCACAACATCATGCCGCCGCCGTTCTGGGCCGCGGCGCTGCGCGGCAACGGCCTCGCCGACAACGTGCCCTGCGACCGCTGGCAAATCTGCCACTTCTCGCCGCCCAGCCACGTGATGATCGAAGTGGGCGTGGCGCATGCGGGCAAAGGCGGATACGACGCCGATGCGCGCGACAAGGCGTCGAGCATCGTCGTCGACTTCATCACGCCGGAAACCGAAACGTCGATCTGGTACTTCTGGGGCATGGCGCGCAGCTTCGCCGTGCATGATCAGGCGCTCACCGAAACGATCCGCACGGGCCAGGGCAAGATCTTCGCGGAGGATCTCGACATGCTCGAATCGCAGCAGCGCAATCTGCTCACATGGCCCGAACGCCGCATTCTGAGCCTCAACATCGATGCGGGCGGCGTGCAGTCGCGCCGCGTGCTCGACCGGCTGATCGCAGCCGAAGCCGAACGCAACGCAACGGCTACGGCTGCAGCTGCCTGA
- a CDS encoding GntR family transcriptional regulator has protein sequence MTGIDDTPTSTRAGSAASQTVKAQLGLRELILGGELAPGERISELGVVERLGVSRTPVRAALMRLQEEGLLEPIPSGGYAVRSFSENEIRDSIELRGTLEGLAARLAAERGITHSMFRDLHDCIDEIDELLVGELSEETFSRYVEVNGRFHRLLAAASDSEVVARQIEKVATLPFASASAFVVVQSLDPRARETLIVAQAQHRAVLEAIESREGARAEALMREHSHIAHQNLKRVLDNQRAMTRLIGGNLIRRNPR, from the coding sequence ATGACCGGCATCGACGACACTCCCACCAGCACGCGCGCCGGCTCCGCCGCTTCGCAGACCGTCAAAGCCCAACTCGGGCTGCGAGAACTGATACTCGGCGGCGAACTCGCGCCCGGCGAGCGCATTTCCGAACTGGGCGTGGTCGAGCGCCTTGGCGTGTCGCGCACGCCGGTGCGCGCGGCGCTCATGCGCCTGCAGGAAGAAGGACTGCTCGAACCGATTCCGAGCGGCGGCTACGCCGTGCGCTCGTTTTCGGAGAACGAAATACGCGACTCGATCGAACTGCGCGGCACGCTCGAAGGGCTGGCCGCACGCCTTGCCGCCGAACGTGGCATCACCCATTCGATGTTCCGCGACCTGCACGATTGCATTGACGAGATCGATGAGTTGCTCGTGGGCGAACTGAGCGAGGAAACCTTCTCCCGCTACGTCGAAGTGAATGGCCGATTTCACCGCCTGCTCGCCGCTGCTTCGGACAGCGAAGTGGTTGCACGGCAGATCGAAAAAGTCGCGACCCTGCCGTTCGCGTCGGCAAGCGCATTCGTGGTCGTGCAGTCGCTCGACCCGCGTGCGCGCGAAACGCTGATCGTGGCGCAAGCCCAGCATCGCGCGGTGCTCGAAGCGATCGAAAGCCGCGAAGGCGCGCGTGCCGAAGCGCTGATGCGCGAGCACTCGCATATCGCCCATCAGAACCTCAAGCGCGTGCTCGACAACCAGCGTGCGATGACGAGGCTGATTGGCGGCAACCTCATTCGCCGCAATCCGCGCTAG
- a CDS encoding MFS transporter: protein MNDRSPNLAPARLEETTVRQWLSVFAVAISAFAFVTSEFLPVGLLTEIARDLGVTPGTAGLMVTTPGVMAAIFAPGLMMFAGRMDRRQVFLLLTAMLLASNIVSALSTNFALMLVGRAMLGAALGGFWTLATAAAGRLVHTSDAPRATAIILTGVTCATVIGVPLGTFIAGLASWRMSFFVTGGLVALALIAQALLVPSLPSAAALRLADFATLLRRPYMRLSMLMVALVFGAHFSTYTFISPLLQQDFSMSAITLLLLAFGVIGFFSNALTSAFVATRLKSAVATMTALLLCALSAMILLDHARIGEIAAMLMWGVAFGAIPLCFSVWIQRGTADQAEAGSAMFVSVIQVAIALGSSVGGAIVDRAGIRADLVLGCVLAVFGLVTLQRLAAMERPVRVAALDCECSPSLD, encoded by the coding sequence ATGAACGACCGTTCTCCCAATCTCGCGCCCGCGCGTCTCGAAGAGACGACAGTGCGCCAGTGGCTGTCCGTCTTTGCCGTGGCGATCAGCGCCTTCGCATTCGTCACGTCCGAGTTCCTGCCGGTTGGTTTGCTCACCGAGATCGCACGCGATCTGGGCGTGACGCCGGGCACCGCTGGCCTCATGGTGACCACGCCGGGTGTGATGGCCGCGATCTTCGCGCCGGGCCTGATGATGTTTGCCGGACGCATGGACCGGCGGCAGGTATTTCTGTTGCTCACGGCCATGCTGCTCGCATCGAATATCGTCTCTGCGCTTTCGACGAATTTCGCGCTCATGCTGGTTGGCCGCGCGATGCTCGGCGCGGCGCTCGGCGGCTTCTGGACGCTCGCGACCGCGGCGGCGGGTCGCCTCGTGCACACGAGCGACGCCCCGCGCGCGACGGCCATCATCCTGACCGGCGTGACCTGCGCGACGGTGATCGGCGTGCCGCTCGGCACCTTTATCGCTGGGCTCGCGTCGTGGCGCATGTCGTTTTTCGTGACGGGCGGGCTCGTCGCGCTCGCGCTGATTGCTCAGGCGCTGCTGGTGCCGTCGCTGCCTTCTGCTGCCGCATTGCGCCTTGCCGATTTCGCCACGCTGCTGCGCCGCCCGTATATGCGCCTGAGCATGCTCATGGTCGCGCTCGTGTTCGGCGCGCATTTTTCGACGTACACGTTCATTTCACCGCTGCTTCAGCAGGACTTTTCGATGAGCGCGATCACGCTGCTGCTGCTCGCATTCGGCGTGATCGGCTTTTTCTCTAACGCATTGACTTCGGCCTTTGTCGCCACGCGTTTGAAGTCCGCAGTGGCGACGATGACGGCGCTGCTGTTGTGTGCGCTGTCGGCGATGATTCTGCTCGACCACGCACGCATCGGCGAGATCGCGGCGATGTTGATGTGGGGCGTGGCGTTCGGCGCGATTCCGCTGTGCTTCTCCGTGTGGATTCAGCGCGGCACGGCCGATCAGGCCGAAGCGGGGTCGGCCATGTTCGTGAGCGTGATCCAGGTGGCGATCGCGCTTGGCTCGTCGGTCGGCGGCGCGATCGTGGACCGTGCGGGCATACGTGCCGATCTGGTGCTCGGCTGCGTGCTCGCGGTGTTCGGCCTCGTGACGTTGCAGCGGCTTGCGGCAATGGAGCGGCCGGTGCGCGTCGCGGCACTCGACTGCGAGTGCAGCCCGTCCCTCGACTGA
- a CDS encoding ABC transporter substrate-binding protein, whose translation MLLLLGCDQQKNAQSSTAAPARTTITALIWAPDWPQEMLQIAAEFDKLNPDLHVNVQFMVGNSVEENIKPRVAAGTLPDLVSINPNAYGAELADQGVLADVRQSAAWKHMLDPLKSDWTSREGKGFGVSGGVATTMIYYNRAMFAMAGIDTLPTNFDEFLAVCAKLKQAGMIPVMWSGGFPNMLGNGPFASGFANNVVAHEPHWKEKMADGTLNLDTPLVADIFARIALIPERGYAQPSFMTTGYDEGIRLFREGRVAMAFQGSWAAGLMLHGNDFSVGVFVPPWNARGEHVVPVLGSETGFAVCETPNKAAAMRFLEFIASKGFPILQRKRHNVSPFQQGMGTVVSDVEIMDYTNAVSRYPVTASPYYSSLPSNTIELLHKLMQDVLLRKITPRQAAQRLDISVKTEAKMHYK comes from the coding sequence ATGCTGCTACTGCTGGGTTGCGATCAGCAGAAGAACGCCCAGAGCAGCACGGCCGCGCCGGCACGGACCACCATCACCGCCCTGATCTGGGCGCCGGACTGGCCGCAGGAGATGCTCCAGATCGCCGCCGAGTTCGACAAGCTCAATCCCGACTTGCACGTGAACGTGCAGTTCATGGTCGGCAACTCGGTCGAGGAGAACATCAAGCCACGCGTGGCGGCCGGCACGCTGCCGGACCTCGTCAGTATCAATCCGAACGCCTATGGCGCCGAGCTGGCCGACCAGGGCGTGCTCGCCGATGTCCGCCAAAGCGCCGCCTGGAAGCACATGCTGGATCCGCTCAAGTCCGACTGGACCAGTCGCGAAGGCAAAGGGTTTGGCGTGTCGGGCGGCGTGGCGACGACGATGATCTATTACAACCGGGCCATGTTCGCCATGGCCGGTATCGATACGCTGCCGACGAATTTCGATGAATTTCTGGCGGTATGCGCCAAGCTCAAGCAGGCGGGAATGATTCCGGTGATGTGGAGCGGCGGCTTTCCGAACATGCTCGGCAACGGGCCATTCGCATCCGGCTTCGCTAACAATGTGGTCGCGCACGAGCCGCACTGGAAAGAGAAGATGGCGGACGGCACGTTGAACCTGGATACGCCGCTGGTGGCCGATATCTTCGCGAGGATCGCACTGATTCCCGAGCGCGGTTACGCCCAGCCATCATTCATGACGACGGGATACGACGAGGGCATTCGCCTTTTCAGGGAGGGCCGGGTGGCGATGGCGTTTCAGGGCAGTTGGGCCGCCGGCCTCATGCTGCATGGAAACGATTTCTCGGTGGGCGTGTTCGTGCCGCCATGGAACGCGCGCGGCGAACACGTAGTGCCCGTGCTCGGCAGCGAAACGGGTTTTGCCGTTTGCGAAACGCCCAACAAGGCCGCAGCCATGCGTTTTCTGGAATTCATCGCCAGCAAGGGATTTCCGATTCTTCAGAGGAAACGCCACAACGTTTCGCCGTTTCAGCAAGGCATGGGCACCGTGGTGAGCGACGTGGAGATCATGGACTACACGAACGCGGTCAGCCGCTATCCGGTCACGGCGAGCCCATATTATTCGTCGCTTCCTTCCAACACGATTGAGCTGCTGCACAAATTGATGCAGGATGTGCTGCTCAGGAAAATCACGCCCAGGCAGGCTGCGCAGCGCCTGGACATCTCGGTCAAGACTGAAGCGAAGATGCATTACAAATGA
- a CDS encoding porin, whose amino-acid sequence MKSLALWCTAVSAMVCAQAHAEGGPAGDSVTLYGMVDAGVSWVSNQGGHSVLKFDDGIFTPNLLGIRGREDLGGGLHAVFDLVDQFSMGTGAIVSGQGIFGRNAYVGLDSDQYGRLTMGNQYDFMTDSLFFGHDDAAMEVGGLYNFRAGPFAKIAIPGNPPFAPQFDWDRMAGATVENSVKYQSPKFAGFSFGGLYGFGGIPGAFGRGNTVSAGANYTNGAFGMAAAYTEAKYVEEGEPDVGIRNWGVGAHYDFGKVMATLLVTTVRNTYNGGAIAQAEAGANWLLAPDWAIGADYMYMKGNAYLDNNHAHQITAIVDHFLSKRTVVYAETVYQRTNAGAQALISGVLDPDGTSSGPNQFIARVGVQTRF is encoded by the coding sequence ATGAAGAGCCTCGCACTGTGGTGCACGGCGGTTTCGGCTATGGTTTGCGCCCAGGCACACGCGGAAGGCGGCCCGGCGGGCGACAGCGTGACGCTGTACGGCATGGTCGACGCGGGCGTGTCGTGGGTCAGCAACCAGGGCGGCCACTCGGTGCTGAAGTTCGACGACGGCATTTTCACGCCGAACCTGCTCGGTATTCGCGGCCGCGAAGATCTGGGCGGCGGCTTGCACGCGGTGTTCGACCTCGTCGATCAATTCTCGATGGGTACCGGCGCGATCGTCTCGGGACAAGGAATCTTCGGACGCAACGCCTACGTTGGCCTCGACAGCGACCAGTACGGCAGGCTGACGATGGGCAATCAGTACGACTTCATGACCGATTCGCTGTTTTTCGGCCACGACGACGCGGCGATGGAAGTAGGGGGCCTCTACAACTTCCGCGCAGGCCCGTTCGCGAAGATCGCGATTCCGGGCAATCCGCCCTTCGCGCCGCAATTCGACTGGGACCGCATGGCCGGCGCCACGGTCGAGAACTCTGTCAAGTATCAGTCCCCCAAATTTGCCGGATTCAGCTTTGGCGGCTTGTACGGCTTTGGCGGCATTCCGGGCGCATTCGGACGTGGCAACACGGTCAGCGCCGGCGCGAATTACACCAACGGTGCGTTCGGCATGGCGGCGGCCTATACGGAAGCGAAATATGTCGAGGAAGGCGAACCCGATGTCGGCATTCGCAACTGGGGCGTGGGCGCGCACTACGATTTCGGCAAAGTCATGGCGACGCTGCTCGTGACGACCGTGCGCAACACCTACAATGGCGGCGCGATCGCACAGGCCGAAGCGGGCGCGAACTGGCTGCTCGCACCAGACTGGGCGATTGGCGCCGACTACATGTACATGAAGGGCAACGCGTATCTCGACAACAATCACGCACATCAGATCACGGCGATCGTCGATCACTTCCTGTCCAAGCGTACCGTCGTCTATGCGGAGACCGTGTATCAGCGGACCAACGCGGGAGCCCAGGCGCTGATCAGCGGCGTGCTCGATCCCGATGGCACATCGAGCGGTCCCAATCAGTTCATCGCACGCGTAGGCGTGCAGACGCGGTTCTGA